GAGCCAATGCCTGCCTTCTTGTCAATAAATTCTTGGGTCTTAGTGCTTGAGGCTGTCGATAATTCTTCCCACGATATACGATAATTGCATATCCTTTGTTAGTTTTATCTAAAGATACTAGCACTCCGCCACTCTCTGCTTCCAAAGAAATTGCAATATGCTTGACTTGTTCAAGTCTTTTTCCTCTCACAATTATCTTTACCAACTCGCGATACTTCCAGTGTAAGTGCATGTTTTCTATGACACCAGCATAAACCCCTCGCCTGCCTGAATCAGAAACACAGAATAGTTTGACTCTGGTTCTAAACTCTGGTTCTAAAAAGCATCAAGTACAGAATTAAAGTGGCTACTCTTACCTAGATGTAGGTAGGGTTTCATGCTCAAACCCATCTTACGAAATAAAAGTCTCTCCTCATCAGTTATAGTTTCTAAATCAGTTGGGATATCTGCTGGTTCCAGATACTCCTGCACTTTTGCTAAAGCATTCTCAGCCCTTTTGAGCCTACCTTTTGCCTAGGACCATTTGAAGTTAGATATAAATCAGAGCTTGGATATGATTTTGCATTTTATGTGTCCAGATACCAGAGCAGGAGGTTTTTGTGTCCTAAGATTTTGCATAAGAAATTTGATTTTGTCTCTTAGTAACTTACAATAGATAGTTTGTTCTGAAGGTATTTGACTAACAAAGCATGTCTAGTCAAAGCTGAATCTTTAATCATTTTCTGAACATCTTCACTActtggttggtttccccagcgAGATGTTGCTGCGATGGTTTCAGCAAGGGTTCCAGCAACCAATGGACCTTTAGAAGCTTTGGCCTTTGACACAATTGAGGCTGAGGCCATTTCTCGTGCTTTCTCTTCCACATTTTGTCGGAGATCTGTCagtttcttcctctcttttaaTGCCTTTGTAACAACTGGAGGCAAGTAGTCATTACCCCTGTAAAAGACAATATAATCCTTGTTTCTAGAAACTAGTGTGCCCCCTGTCAATTTCTGCATGCATAAAAATGCAACTGTCAAGAAGGAATTGCTATCCACAATTGAGTATCCACAACCTGATATGCTACTGGGCAGAAGGGATTAGACCAGCTTCTAGAACAaggaagacaggccaaaaatcTCCAAAAGCTTGGAAGAAACAAGAAACAGAATAGTATCCTGTCCTTAAAGATAATACAAAAAAAGACATGGCTGGTCCAGATATAAAAAACACATTCATGAATGTTAAGAgcctaatttattttaattagtattGGATAAAAAATGATAGAGATATGTTTTATTGATTCAATTAAATTACTTTGAATTAGGATTAGTTAGATTAGTTTAGATTAGGATGAATGATGAGTCTTCTTGATTGATTATAGGAagttagttttaacttttacttACACAATTCTTTTATTGTTTGCTTCAAGCGAACCAAGGCTACCTAATTTGATAAAATGGACCACTTCGAGAGAGTCCAAACCTTCAAGTTTGATAAAACCATGACTACTCTTTATTCATAAAGGGTCATGAAGAGTGGATAAGTAAGGTCACAAAACAATGAAAAAGTTTCAATCTCTGTACTATATGTCATTCACATAGGAAAACTAAATGCTTGTCATTGCAAAATATATAAGAGGCTTGAATCCAAAATGATGATATGTAAGAAACCAAAGAGAAGTACTTCttgacagaagaagaaagaaccTAAAGGGCAAGAGTGTTTTCTAGAGGGGAGGAATGTTATGAGCTAATGAgcctaatttattttaattattattggatAAATAATGATAGAGATATGGTTTATTGATTCAAATAATTAGTTTGGATTAGGATTAGTTCCAATAGTTTGGATTAGGATGAATTATGATGAGTCTTATAGATAGATTATAGGAAGTCAGTATTTGTCTTTTATCTAATTGGAATATGTCTGGTATAAACTCAGATGTGAAAATGATTAGAGAATAGTCAtgattttctaatttaaaaattgttaaCTAGTCTAACTTGGAGGTCTGGACTCCCTCAAAGTAGTCCATTTTATCAAATTGGGAGGCCTTGGTTCCCTTGAAGCAACCACCAAACAATGTACATAACAGTGTATAATATGCTTGGAATTGGGAagcaaccaaccaaaaaaatagtGTATGTAACAGTGTATATGGTTGGAATAAGAAATTAGATGGCATGTTAATTTCCCAGTACTAGATGTGTACTTCCCACTGACTGCAATACCTGAATTGTGCAGTTAAATTCTATCTTCACCAAATTGTATGAAAAAGGAGGAGAGTTTGCCTCTTAAGCTTTATATCAATGTGCAAAGTAATTGTGACATGCAGAAAATCAAGCAATGGAACAGTAAATAAAGCCACAGAATCTCTACTTATTGAGCTAGTATTGAACTTGGAAACTGTCTGTTGCATGCTTAATACATAACATTTCCCAGACCATTCAAGCTAGCTAGGATAATGAACTAAAGGAATCTTCTGAAAGGGCATTAAAGTTCTCATCATCAGCTTAATACAATCAGGATGCCTTAGATTTACATTTTGTAGTAATCTGTGAGGAAAATATATCCAGATGATTGATTTCACATTGAAGTGGGAAAATTAACTTAAAACAATGTAAATCTGCTTCATGATGCTTGATGCTAACTACTCTAATATTTCTTTTAGCTAGATGGTGAAGCCCAAGAGATATTTTAAAATGCTGAACATTTAAGAGGGAGCAATGTTTCTGAAGTCTCACCTTGAGTTCTTCTGCCATCCTCTCGTTACGTGTATTCAGTACACCACGTTTGATGGCTACCTTTGCAATAGCACTTCTTTCCCATAGCTTTACCATTGCCCTTGCCAGACCTTGCAATTCTCTGCTCCTTCCTATGAACATTAAGTAAATTCAAAGTAATAAAGAAACCAGATTTTGTGAATATGAATACAATAGtgaaaattaattatgacatacCTAAAGCAAAATGTGGGGGCATTGTTCTGGCAAGCCTACGGATAATTGTCATCTCCTTGTTTCTTAGACAATGTCTTGCGCCATATGGAAGAAGTCTGAACGGTGGTTTATATCCAGGGACTGCTGCAGGAAGCAAGTCTGCATCAACAGGAAATGGCTCACGACCTGTCCAATCAGTAAACCGTGGGCCCAACTCATCAAGTAAATGGTTGAGATCACTCAATTCCATCTGTTCTTCCTTAGATAGATCCTTCAAATACTTTGCAGAATCAGGGATAAAAGGTTCTGTAGATTTAATTGTGTCCACTATTAAATTATGTGTAGTATCACTCAAAGCTCCTTTTGAATCTTCCAACATATTCATATTAGTTTGACTTTGTTTGGCATATGAATCGACACAAGGAAGTTTGTAGGTTATTCCCCTGTACAACACAACAGAACTGCCTGACCTCCATATAACCAAACCTCCTGTTTTACTCTGATAGAGGCACaaagataattaaaataagatGCCAGCAGACTCATTATCACAAGCGCTTGATACTAAAACACAACAAGACAGGATATGCAtaactaaaaaacaaataatttatgaaaaatccCATGTGACTAAAGATATGCGAGTTTATCAAAATATGTAGGACTGTGCAATTCAATTAAGCATATGTTGCCAGAGTCATTACTCATTACAAGCTCCAAAATCATTGAAATTGTTGCATTTGTAATATTCAAAagcaaagaaatagaaaagataCAATGAACCTAACAATGTGCAAACACTGACCTCTAAAATGTCATGGGTTCTTTTCATGTTAATCGCAAGAGGCCCTTCGAATTTCAACTTCACCACTTCATCAGACCTCCATTTCTCATGTATAGAATCCACCAAAGCCTGTGTAATGCCAGCAACTCCAACCTTTGTCCTCTCCAGCATCCTCAAAGATACATTCCTTAGTCTCCGCAGCTCGTGTTCTGGAAGCTTTCTCTCCGCCAACTCTGTGTTGCTCCTCCTCTTATCACCTTCCCCAGACTCCataaccttccctctcttccatGGTAACCCCATTGAACCACTACTACCCTCAACAAACCCCACATTTTTTCCAAAATGTTCATCCCTCGGATTTTCATTCAAAGGAACACTGTTTATGCCACTATAAATCTTTGTCTCCTCGTCTTTCAAAACCCCAATTGGAATTTCATCAAAAACATCACCTTCTCTCTTCCCTGGAAACCCAATTGAGCCACTACTACCGTCAACAGAACCTACATTTGTTTCAAAATGTTCACCTTTCCCAGATGGCCTTTCGtttaaaaaaatgccatttaTGCCACTAGAAATCTTAGTCTTTTCGTTTTCTAAAACCCCACTTGGAATTTCATCAAATGCATCACCTTCTCTCTCAAACATGACATTGAAGTCAACTTCCTGTTCATGAATTTCCATTCTTTCCACTCTTTCAACAAAAGCACTTTCAGTACCATTTTTATAATGCCCACCAACCTCATCAAAATCTTCTCTTAGTTCACAACTCTTTTGGGTACTAGTTTCAGGTTCAGAATCAACCCGTAAATTCCTGGTATTGCTTTTGCTTCCATGAACCCAAGGAGGCAGAACACCCCGGTTCGGAAACACAGAGCTCACTGGGTCACTCACCGATTCTTTAGCTTCAATTCCTGAGCCAGATACACAAACCCCAGAAGATTTCTGTCTCTCCTTATCTTCATGTTCTTCTTCTGGTTCCTCCCATggaaatttctctcttttggaACTGGGTTTGAGCGACCATTTATCTTTAATTTGCTCAAAGAAGCTCGGCTTGGGTTTCCTCCTCTTCTTTGTGGTCTCAAAAGCAACTTTGATTCTTTGAGGTTGTTGATGGTTGTCAACCTGGGATGTCTGATTGGAACAAGAAATTCTGAGCCTGAGAGTTCTGGGAATACTCGAAGAATGAGTTTGGGGTTGGAGAAGAAGTAAGTATAGAGAAGGGAATGAAGGGTAAGTGCAAGGATAAGGAGAAGTGATAGAATTCAATGAAAATGGTTGCAGTGCCATGGTGAAAAGTGATTCCTCAAAAGCATTTCtatttctaagttctaacaggattaggatttggatttggattttgattttctctGAAATCTGAATAGTGAAACTCCTAAACGACTTGTAGCGCGGCCTATTTCTTAGCTGTTTGGAGTTTGGACTCATGGAGATAGAGaatgttaatttttaaacttgGAGCGAACTGATTGGTAGGATGGCCCTTTTTGACCCGACCCAAATCTGACTCGTAATTCGATTTAACTAATCCGACCCGTTTGTAAAGTCTAAATGAGTTTTTAATTAGGCCATTTAACTATATGATTTACTGTTAGGGTCTTGTATACAGGTGGGCTTCCTGACTAAATTTCTTCTCACGTAAGGTGAGTCTTTTTCTCTACATGGGAGTCTCCTTCTCACTTTTTTTGTGAGACGTAGTTGCTGTTTTTGGTCTTTTCTCTGGTAGTTTGTCTTATTAGTCTTCTTTCAGTCTTACGTTTTCAATTATGGACTcggattttgttcaaaaactACAAAATATTAAGTAGAcggaagatgaaggagaagttATTAGGGTTGGAACTGTGCATAGGGATAGGATGTTGGAAGAATGCTCTCTCAGTCTGTTGGGGAAATTTCTCACAACTAAGACTTTTAACCAACGTGCCGCCAAGACTTTATTGCGATCTGTGTGGAAGATGGGTTCTGATGTTCGTATTGTTGATGTCggagatgatgtttttcaatttaaattttccaTGGAGAGCCAGTTGAAGTGGATGCTAGCAAATGGTCCATCTGTCCATGGAGTTTTGAGGATCATCCTTTGGTGTTGTGTAAGTGGGAGCAGGGCATGACTGCGAATTATGTTCGTTTCAATTCAATACCAATGTGGGTACAGGTGTAAGGGCTTCCTTTTGATCTGTTGTCTGAGGAGGTAGGTAGAGATATTGGTAATGGTTTGGGAAAGGTTATGGAGGTTGATTTGAAAGATTTTTCATCTGACCAAGCCCGTTTTCTATGAGTAAGGGTTAAATTGCCATTGGAGAAACCGTTACGTAGAGGGGGTGTTGTTGCAAGTCCGGAAGGAGATAAAGTTTGTATTGGTTTTAAATATGAAAGATTAGTGGGGATATGCTTCAAGTGTGGTCGGATTGGTCATGAAGCTAGAGTTTGTTCTTTTCAAGTTGACCATCAGCAAGAACTTCCTTACGGTGAATGGTTGAAGGCAGGTTTTCGTAAAAACTTTGCTTCTGCAAATACTGGTGGCAGTTTTGTGAGAAGGGAGGTTGATGCGAAGTGGGTCCGAGTCGAGGAAGATTATCGATGTAGTCTGATAGGGAGAAAGTAAACTAGGAAATTGAAACGTGTGGAGTTGTTTTTGGGCAGAATCACGTTCAAGTTGATAGTGGTGGTTCTGTTGGTGGGCCGTCCAAGGGTGGTGCTGTGATTGGGGGGGTGGAGGTTGAGAAGGCTGAAACAGTTGCATCGGTTGGGAAAGATTTTGAGGCTTTAATTTCTGAACTTGATCAGGCTATCCAATTAGAACCtattatttcaaattcaagttctATCCAAGTGGAACAGTTGAAGGACAAAAGGGACATTTACTCGAGTTTGGTTGATATTGAGGTGATGGACGTTGACTCAATTTCTTGTAAATGTGTTCCAACATTGAAACAAGTGGAGCCGTGTAGTTCTTTGTGTCGCCAAGAGAGTGCTTGTGATTTTAACATTGGCAAGGGCAGTGGCAAAGTGTGCAATAACCCGATTGATGGCAGGCCCAACAGATGTGCAACTAAAATTAAAAGTGGGCTTCTCACTGTACATGGCCCACCTACAAGTGGTTCAGATGGAGGTACTTTTAGAAAACCCACTTCAAAGGATACAAATttacttatggcaggagaacaTGGGCTCAAGAAAGGGACTTGGAAGAGGGTTGAACTTAAGCCACAGTCTGGTATGGATTTGCCTCTTAATAT
This DNA window, taken from Quercus robur chromosome 2, dhQueRobu3.1, whole genome shotgun sequence, encodes the following:
- the LOC126714215 gene encoding CRM-domain containing factor CFM3, chloroplastic/mitochondrial; this translates as MALQPFSLNSITSPYPCTYPSFPSLYLLLLQPQTHSSSIPRTLRLRISCSNQTSQVDNHQQPQRIKVAFETTKKRRKPKPSFFEQIKDKWSLKPSSKREKFPWEEPEEEHEDKERQKSSGVCVSGSGIEAKESVSDPVSSVFPNRGVLPPWVHGSKSNTRNLRVDSEPETSTQKSCELREDFDEVGGHYKNGTESAFVERVERMEIHEQEVDFNVMFEREGDAFDEIPSGVLENEKTKISSGINGIFLNERPSGKGEHFETNVGSVDGSSGSIGFPGKREGDVFDEIPIGVLKDEETKIYSGINSVPLNENPRDEHFGKNVGFVEGSSGSMGLPWKRGKVMESGEGDKRRSNTELAERKLPEHELRRLRNVSLRMLERTKVGVAGITQALVDSIHEKWRSDEVVKLKFEGPLAINMKRTHDILESKTGGLVIWRSGSSVVLYRGITYKLPCVDSYAKQSQTNMNMLEDSKGALSDTTHNLIVDTIKSTEPFIPDSAKYLKDLSKEEQMELSDLNHLLDELGPRFTDWTGREPFPVDADLLPAAVPGYKPPFRLLPYGARHCLRNKEMTIIRRLARTMPPHFALGRSRELQGLARAMVKLWERSAIAKVAIKRGVLNTRNERMAEELKKLTGGTLVSRNKDYIVFYRGNDYLPPVVTKALKERKKLTDLRQNVEEKAREMASASIVSKAKASKGPLVAGTLAETIAATSRWGNQPSSEDVQKMIKDSALTRHALLVKYLQNKLSIAKGRLKRAENALAKVQEYLEPADIPTDLETITDEERLLFRKMGLSMKPYLHLGRRGVYAGVIENMHLHWKYRELVKIIVRGKRLEQVKHIAISLEAESGGVLVSLDKTNKGYAIIVYRGKNYRQPQALRPKNLLTRRQALARSIELQRREALKHHISDLQERMELVKSELEDLRNGKEIDDSKTLYSRLDDHNVSDDDIEEDKGEEAYLETYDIGSEDSYDQNMELRPV